TGTAGAAGCTGGTGGGCGTCTCCACGAACACGAAGCATGCGGAGAGGATGCCCCAGGTGATCATGATCCGCGCGATCCACATGCGCGCGCCCACGCGGTTGAGCAGCAGGTTGCTCGGCACCTCGAAGAGGAAGTAGCCGAGGAAGAAGATGCCGGCGCCCAGGCCGAACACCGTTTCGCTGAAGCCCAGGTCCTGCCCCATCTGCAGCTTGGCGAAGCCGACGTTCACCCGGTCGAGATACGCGACCACGTAGCAAAGCATCAGGAAGGGAACGAGGCGCCAGAAAACCTTGGAATAGGCGCGCTTCTCGAGCGCGGTGTCGGGCGGCAGGCCGGCCATGGCCGAAGGCGCGCCGGCCTGGAGGGTTGGAGTCATGGAAGGAAGTCGCTTGCTTTGGATGAGAGAAGCGAGGTCGTCCCGTCGCCATGCAGCGCGGCCGCCTCTTGATTTGTCAGGTCATCATACAAATTCAAGACAAATTGGCCGACCCGGGTAAACCCTCAAGCAACACCTCGTTTCCTTCTTATTTGCCCGCGGGCCAGCCTTCGACCAGCGGCCGCGCGAGCTGCGCGCCTTCCTGCTGCCAGAAGGCCGGATCGGCCTGCTCGATGCGGCGGATCGCGTTGTCCATGTGCGACTTGGCCGCCTCGCGGGCGCGGAGCGCGTCGCCAGCCTCGATGGCTTCGACGATCTGCGCATGTTCCTGCGCGACCTCGCGCGCAAAGTCCGCCCGGCGCGCCTCATTGGCGCGGGTGACGCGCGTGGCACCGTGCAGGAACTGTCGCAGGTACTGCAGCGTGCCGATCAGGAACGGGTTGCGCGCGGCCTCCGCGATGGCGCGATGAAAGCGCACGTCCTCGTCGGCACCGTTGCCGCCGGCCGCCACCGCGGCATGCAGCGCGTCGATGGCGTCGCGGATGCGTTGCACGTCTTCAGGGGTACGGCGTTCGGCCGCGAGCGCGGCCACTTCCGCTTCGAGCGCGCGGCGCAACTCGACCATCTGGATCACCGCTTCACGCGAGGCGACATGCGGCATCTCGAAGCGGAGCGGCTCGACGCCGGCAGCGCGCACATACACGCCGCTCCCCTGGCGCGAATCCACGAGCCCCAACGACTTGAGCCGCGAGACCGCTTCACGAATGACGGTTCGGCTCACGCCGAACTGCTCGGCAAGCACCGCTTCGGTCGGCAGACGGTCGCCTTCGGACAGGCGCCCGCTGCGCACCTCGGCCGCAAGCGCATCGGCCACCTGGTCGGCCAGGCGGACGGCGGGGGCGAGGGATTGGAAGCGGGCGGTCATGGACCGCGCGACTCTAACGCAGGCCTGCGCGCACTACACCCCGCCGGGGCTCAGCCCAGTGCGTATCTCGCAGCCCGCGCAATGCTCGCCGCGTCCACGCGGAAGAACGCGCGCAACGCGGCGCGCGTGTCGCTGCGGCCGAACCCGTCGGTGCCGAGCGTGAGGTAGCGGCGGCCTTCGGGGAGGAAGGCGCGCACGCTCTCGGGCACGCTGCGCACGTAGTCGGTGGCGGCGACGATCGGGGCCTTGCCTGCGCCGAGCTGCTGCGCGATGAACGGCACACCCGCTTCTTCGCCGGCGATCGCGCGCTGCTCGCTCGCCACGCCATCACGCGCGAGTTCGCTCCAGCTCGTGACGCTGAACACCTCGGCCTCGATGCCTTCGTCGGCCAGCAACTGCGCGGCCTTCACGACCTCGGTGAGGATCGCACCCGAGCCCATCAGCGTGACCTTCTTCTTGGCTTTGCCCGAAGTGGGCGCGTAGACGCCGAAGCGATAGCACCCGCGCAGGATGTCCGCTTCTGCACCTTGGGGCACATCGGGCTGCGCGTAGTTCTCGTTCATGAGCGTGACGTAATAGAAAACGTCCTTCTGCTCGACCATCATTTCGCGGATGCCCGCATCGACGATCACCGCCATCTCGCCCGCATAGGCCGGGTCGTAGGCCTTGCAGTTCGGGATGGTCGCGGCCACGAGGTGGCTGCTGCCGTCCTGGTGCTGCAGGCCCTCGCCGCCGAGCGTGGTGCGGCCCGACGTGGCGCCGAGCAGGAAGCCGCGCGCGCGCTGGTCGGCCGCGGCCCAGATCGCATCGCCCACGCGCTGGAAACCGAACATCGAGTAGTAGATATAGAACGGCAGCATCGCCAGGCCATGCACGCTGTAGCTGGTGGCCGCGGCCGTCCAGCTCGCGATGGCGCCGGCTTCGCTGATGCCTTCTTCGAGAATCTGCCCGTCGGTCGCTTCGCGATAACTCAGCACCGAGCCG
This region of Variovorax sp. RKNM96 genomic DNA includes:
- a CDS encoding FadR/GntR family transcriptional regulator is translated as MTARFQSLAPAVRLADQVADALAAEVRSGRLSEGDRLPTEAVLAEQFGVSRTVIREAVSRLKSLGLVDSRQGSGVYVRAAGVEPLRFEMPHVASREAVIQMVELRRALEAEVAALAAERRTPEDVQRIRDAIDALHAAVAAGGNGADEDVRFHRAIAEAARNPFLIGTLQYLRQFLHGATRVTRANEARRADFAREVAQEHAQIVEAIEAGDALRAREAAKSHMDNAIRRIEQADPAFWQQEGAQLARPLVEGWPAGK